Proteins found in one Crassostrea angulata isolate pt1a10 chromosome 3, ASM2561291v2, whole genome shotgun sequence genomic segment:
- the LOC128175886 gene encoding uncharacterized protein LOC128175886 isoform X2 has translation MNCVPSFQFQAAQQTIYIMETPEIRKNPTDAKEYAVTNVLSTTTAFNTRHELYLTIKHLEKIKKSTGKCLLIRGFSQRDDHSIRITDTTIVMDTAMEKSISTEIIKKHIEPDILSIAEIKTKQKGDRVSVKGHVDKITNVLETKTSKRRIITLSDQTGSLDIKMWGSHVNKLTNQYDDVTIICLTVDLYMGRVSLNSNTSTTLQVMQQEQSIHGKIEAASFERDHLKMEVHLL, from the exons atgaattgtgTACCTTCATTTCAGTTTCAAGCCGCACAGCAGACAATCTACATCATGGAAACACCAGAAATCAGGAAAAACCCAACAGATGCTAAAGAATATGCTGTTACAAATGTTCTATCAACCACCACAGCATTCAACACAAGACACGAACTCTACCTAACCATCAAACATCtcgaaaaaatcaaaaagtcaACTGGGAAATGCCTACTCATAAGAGGTTTTAGTCAAAGAGATGATCATTCCATAAGGATAACTGACACCACCATT GTCATGGATACTGCTATGGAAAAGAGTATCTCAACTGAAATCATCAAAAAACATATTGAACCGGACATATTATCAATTGCTGAAATCAAGACAAAGCAAAAAGGAGACAGAGTTTCTGTCAAAGGCCATGTAGACAAA ATTACCAACGTCTTGGAGACAAAAACATCGAAAAGGAGAATCATCACATTATCTGACCAAACAGGATCCCTTGACATCAAAATGTGGGGCTCTCACGTCAACAAACTTACCAACCAATACGATGATGTAACTATCATATGCCTAACAGTGGATCTGTACATGGGAAGAGTTTCACTAAACTCAAATACATCCACAACACTGCAG GTCATGCAACAAGAGCAATCAATTCATGGCAAAATTGAAGCAGCCTCCTTTGAAAG ggaccatctcaaaatggaggtacatttactatag
- the LOC128175886 gene encoding uncharacterized protein LOC128175886 isoform X1, with translation MNCVPSFQFQAAQQTIYIMETPEIRKNPTDAKEYAVTNVLSTTTAFNTRHELYLTIKHLEKIKKSTGKCLLIRGFSQRDDHSIRITDTTIVMDTAMEKSISTEIIKKHIEPDILSIAEIKTKQKGDRVSVKGHVDKITNVLETKTSKRRIITLSDQTGSLDIKMWGSHVNKLTNQYDDVTIICLTVDLYMGRVSLNSNTSTTLQVMQQEQSIHGKIEAASFERNQMSIMINDIIYNLTEELMKRIFPEMNFIDNMRVSINVKGNSIVQINMVTAENDWELQLEQHE, from the exons atgaattgtgTACCTTCATTTCAGTTTCAAGCCGCACAGCAGACAATCTACATCATGGAAACACCAGAAATCAGGAAAAACCCAACAGATGCTAAAGAATATGCTGTTACAAATGTTCTATCAACCACCACAGCATTCAACACAAGACACGAACTCTACCTAACCATCAAACATCtcgaaaaaatcaaaaagtcaACTGGGAAATGCCTACTCATAAGAGGTTTTAGTCAAAGAGATGATCATTCCATAAGGATAACTGACACCACCATT GTCATGGATACTGCTATGGAAAAGAGTATCTCAACTGAAATCATCAAAAAACATATTGAACCGGACATATTATCAATTGCTGAAATCAAGACAAAGCAAAAAGGAGACAGAGTTTCTGTCAAAGGCCATGTAGACAAA ATTACCAACGTCTTGGAGACAAAAACATCGAAAAGGAGAATCATCACATTATCTGACCAAACAGGATCCCTTGACATCAAAATGTGGGGCTCTCACGTCAACAAACTTACCAACCAATACGATGATGTAACTATCATATGCCTAACAGTGGATCTGTACATGGGAAGAGTTTCACTAAACTCAAATACATCCACAACACTGCAG GTCATGCAACAAGAGCAATCAATTCATGGCAAAATTGAAGCAGCCTCCTTTGAAAG AAATCAAATGTCAATAATGATCAATGACATCATCTATAACTTGACTGAAGAGTTGATGAAGAGAATTTTCCCAGAAATGAACTTCATCGACAATATGAGAGTGTCAATCAATGTCAAAGGAAACTCCATTGTTCAAAT CAATATGGTTACAGCAGAAAATGACTGGGAGCTACAGCTAGAACAACACGAATGA